Proteins from one Planctomyces sp. SH-PL62 genomic window:
- the pdhA gene encoding pyruvate dehydrogenase (acetyl-transferring) E1 component subunit alpha, whose translation MASVQTEAQPIVDKSRAQDWLRQMMLIRRFEERAEMLYQKGNKIGGFFHQYSGQEPVAVGSIGVLREDDWVITAYRDHGHALALGMTARSGMAELLGKVTGCSKGKGGSMHFFDAEKGMMGGHAIVGSHIPLAAGFAFASKYRGEDRVALCYLGDGAINQGSVHEALNMAALWKLPVIYIVENNQYAMGTSLVRSSSRQDLTLRCATPYGIPGHRINGNDIELMARTTLEAVDHARAGEGPSFIEAQTYRYKGHSISDPGKYRMRDELDSYLKKDPIVVYENVLKERGWIDDEAIEAMREEVKAEIEEAIDFAEKSQNPPLEALYEDITVAPFIPQE comes from the coding sequence ATGGCCTCAGTCCAAACGGAAGCTCAGCCGATCGTCGACAAGTCCCGCGCCCAGGACTGGCTCCGCCAGATGATGCTGATCCGCCGGTTCGAGGAACGGGCGGAGATGCTGTATCAGAAGGGGAACAAGATCGGCGGATTTTTCCACCAGTACAGCGGCCAGGAGCCGGTGGCGGTGGGGTCGATCGGAGTGCTCCGCGAGGACGACTGGGTCATCACCGCCTACCGCGACCACGGCCACGCCCTGGCCCTGGGGATGACGGCGCGGTCGGGGATGGCCGAACTGCTGGGGAAGGTGACGGGCTGCTCGAAGGGCAAGGGCGGCTCGATGCACTTCTTCGACGCCGAGAAGGGGATGATGGGGGGCCACGCGATCGTCGGCAGCCACATCCCGCTGGCGGCGGGCTTCGCGTTCGCGAGCAAGTACCGGGGCGAGGACCGGGTGGCCCTGTGCTACCTGGGCGACGGGGCGATCAACCAGGGCTCGGTCCACGAGGCCCTGAACATGGCCGCCCTGTGGAAGCTGCCGGTGATCTACATCGTCGAGAACAACCAGTACGCGATGGGGACCTCGCTGGTCCGCTCCAGCTCCCGCCAGGACCTGACCCTCCGCTGCGCCACGCCGTACGGCATCCCCGGCCACCGGATCAACGGCAACGACATCGAGCTGATGGCCCGGACCACGCTGGAGGCCGTCGACCACGCGCGGGCCGGCGAAGGCCCGAGCTTCATCGAGGCCCAGACCTATCGCTACAAGGGCCACTCGATCAGCGACCCGGGCAAGTACCGGATGCGCGACGAGCTGGACAGCTACCTGAAGAAAGACCCGATCGTCGTCTACGAGAACGTCCTCAAGGAGCGCGGCTGGATCGACGACGAGGCGATCGAGGCGATGCGCGAGGAGGTCAAGGCCGAGATCGAGGAAGCGATCGACTTCGCCGAGAAGAGCCAGAATCCTCCCCTCGAGGCCCTCTACGAAGACATCACGGTAGCCCCCTTCATCCCTCAGGAGTGA
- the acnA gene encoding aconitate hydratase AcnA, with the protein MPKSYSALTPLSVDGRNYHYYRLSALADHGLDASHLPFSLKVLLENLLRFEDGSTVTADDVRNLAQWDPKVLPDREIAFRPSRVLLQDFTGVPAVVDLAAMRDAVKTLGGDPRRINPLQPVELVIDHSVQVDEAGTSRALQVNAELEFERNRERYAFLRWGQNGFDNFKVVPPDTGIVHQVNLEYLARVVFVDDKASEGALAYPDTLVGTDSHTTMINGLGVLGWGVGGIEAEAAMLGQPVSMLVPQVVGFRLDGRLPEGATATDLVLTVTQMLRKKGVVGKFVEFYGPGLAQLPLADRATIANMAPEYGATCGIFPVDAETIRYLRLSGRPETTIRLVEEYYKAQGMFHEPNTPEPSYSDTLSLDLASVEPSIAGPRRPQDRVRLKDSKPAFAAALKEMVEARPSKVKPADQAEADSDGEGSDLKHGSVVIAAITSCTNTSNPSVMLAAGLVAKKAVERGLDVKPWVKASLAPGSKVVTEYLKEAGLDGYLDRLRFNTVGYGCTTCIGNSGPLATAISDAIQKKDLVAVAVLSGNRNFEGRINADVRANYLASPPLVVAYALAGTMDVDLAVEPLGHDKQGNPVFLKDVWPTQREVDDTVRTAVKSEQFRKEYGSVYEGDAQWRSLPTPEGDLFDWQDDSTYVKNPPYFEGMTLKPQVPKPIEGARALAFLGDSITTDHISPAGSIKADGPAGRYLIANGVKPADFNSYGSRRGNHEVMVRGTFANIRLRNKLAPGTEGGWTRHLPDGEVMSIFDASMKYQAEGTPLIILAGKEYGSGSSRDWAAKGPKLLGISAVIAETYERIHRSNLVGMGIVPLQFEHGQTAEGLGLTGEEVFRIENPDGTLATRIAAAKNLTVAAEKADGTTIRFPVHVRIDTPQEVHYYENGGILQYVLRQLLSVKTEL; encoded by the coding sequence ATGCCCAAGTCGTACAGCGCTCTGACGCCGCTGTCCGTGGACGGTCGGAACTACCACTATTACCGCCTGAGCGCGCTGGCCGATCACGGCCTGGACGCCTCGCACCTGCCGTTCTCGCTCAAGGTGCTGCTGGAGAACCTGCTCCGGTTCGAGGACGGCTCGACCGTCACGGCGGACGACGTCCGCAACCTGGCGCAGTGGGACCCCAAGGTCCTCCCCGACCGCGAGATCGCCTTCCGACCCAGCCGGGTGCTGCTCCAGGACTTCACCGGCGTCCCCGCCGTGGTCGACCTGGCCGCCATGCGCGACGCCGTGAAGACCCTGGGGGGCGACCCCCGGCGGATCAACCCGCTCCAGCCGGTGGAGCTGGTCATCGACCACTCGGTGCAGGTGGACGAGGCCGGCACGTCGCGGGCCCTGCAAGTCAACGCCGAGCTGGAGTTCGAGCGCAACCGCGAGCGGTACGCCTTCCTGCGGTGGGGCCAGAACGGCTTCGACAACTTCAAGGTCGTCCCGCCGGACACCGGCATCGTCCACCAGGTGAACCTGGAGTACCTGGCCCGCGTGGTCTTCGTGGACGACAAGGCGTCCGAGGGCGCCCTGGCCTACCCGGACACGCTCGTCGGCACCGACTCGCACACGACGATGATCAACGGCCTGGGCGTGCTCGGCTGGGGCGTCGGCGGCATCGAGGCCGAGGCCGCGATGCTCGGCCAGCCGGTCTCCATGCTCGTCCCCCAGGTCGTCGGCTTCCGCCTCGACGGCCGGCTCCCCGAGGGCGCCACCGCGACCGACCTGGTGTTGACCGTCACCCAGATGCTCCGCAAGAAGGGCGTGGTCGGCAAGTTCGTCGAATTCTACGGCCCCGGCCTGGCCCAGCTGCCGCTGGCCGACCGGGCGACGATCGCCAACATGGCCCCCGAGTACGGCGCGACCTGCGGCATCTTCCCGGTCGACGCCGAGACGATCCGCTACCTGCGGCTCTCGGGACGCCCCGAGACGACCATCCGGCTGGTCGAGGAATACTACAAGGCCCAGGGGATGTTCCACGAGCCGAACACCCCCGAACCGTCCTACTCCGACACCCTGTCGCTCGACCTCGCCTCGGTCGAGCCCAGCATCGCCGGCCCGCGACGGCCCCAGGACCGCGTCCGCCTGAAGGACTCCAAGCCGGCCTTCGCCGCCGCGCTCAAGGAGATGGTCGAGGCCCGCCCGTCGAAGGTCAAGCCGGCCGACCAGGCCGAGGCCGACTCGGACGGCGAGGGGAGCGACCTCAAGCACGGCTCGGTCGTGATCGCCGCCATCACCAGCTGCACCAACACCTCGAACCCCTCGGTCATGCTCGCCGCCGGCCTCGTCGCCAAGAAGGCCGTCGAGCGCGGCCTGGACGTCAAGCCCTGGGTCAAGGCGAGCCTGGCCCCCGGCTCGAAGGTCGTCACCGAGTACCTCAAGGAAGCCGGACTCGACGGCTACCTGGACCGTCTCCGGTTCAACACCGTCGGATACGGCTGCACCACCTGCATCGGCAACTCCGGCCCGCTCGCGACGGCGATCTCGGATGCGATCCAGAAGAAGGACCTCGTGGCCGTCGCCGTGCTCAGCGGCAACCGCAACTTCGAGGGCCGCATCAACGCCGACGTCCGGGCCAACTACCTGGCGTCCCCGCCGCTGGTCGTCGCCTACGCCCTGGCCGGGACGATGGACGTCGACCTCGCCGTCGAGCCCCTCGGCCACGACAAGCAGGGGAACCCCGTGTTCCTCAAGGACGTCTGGCCGACCCAGCGGGAAGTCGACGACACCGTCAGGACGGCGGTGAAGTCCGAACAGTTCCGCAAGGAATACGGCTCCGTCTACGAGGGCGACGCCCAGTGGCGAAGCCTCCCCACGCCCGAGGGGGACCTGTTCGACTGGCAGGACGACTCGACGTACGTCAAGAATCCCCCGTACTTCGAGGGCATGACGCTCAAGCCCCAGGTGCCCAAGCCGATCGAGGGCGCCCGCGCCCTGGCGTTTCTGGGCGACAGCATCACGACCGACCACATCTCGCCCGCCGGCTCCATCAAGGCCGACGGCCCGGCCGGACGCTACCTGATCGCCAACGGCGTCAAGCCGGCCGACTTCAACTCCTACGGCTCGCGCCGGGGGAACCACGAGGTCATGGTCCGGGGGACCTTCGCCAACATCCGGCTCCGCAACAAGCTCGCGCCGGGGACCGAAGGGGGATGGACGCGGCACCTCCCCGACGGCGAGGTCATGAGCATCTTCGACGCCTCGATGAAGTACCAGGCCGAGGGGACCCCCCTGATCATCCTCGCCGGCAAGGAGTACGGATCGGGCTCCTCGCGCGACTGGGCCGCGAAGGGGCCGAAGCTGCTGGGCATCTCCGCCGTCATCGCCGAGACCTATGAGCGCATCCACCGCTCGAACCTCGTCGGCATGGGCATCGTCCCGCTCCAGTTCGAGCACGGCCAGACCGCCGAGGGCCTCGGCCTGACCGGCGAGGAAGTCTTCCGGATCGAGAACCCCGACGGCACGCTCGCCACCCGGATCGCCGCGGCCAAGAACCTGACCGTCGCCGCCGAAAAGGCCGACGGAACCACGATCCGCTTCCCGGTCCACGTCCGCATCGACACCCCCCAGGAAGTCCACTACTACGAGAACGGCGGGATCCTCCAGTACGTCCTCCGCCAGCTCCTGAGCGTCAAGACCGAACTCTGA
- a CDS encoding RNA polymerase sigma factor, translating to MHEPAERMARGDPGAFRAVYDALADRLHHYLMLRLGASADADDVLQETFVRLVRNRDGLRRVDDLAAFAFTIARNESNRWLDARRRRGEAIAAATSRGLFEEAESDGAEAREAADSVALALASLDAEDREIVELRVYAELTFREIGEILGRPLGTVAARFHAALSRMQVHLAGERR from the coding sequence ATGCACGAACCGGCCGAACGAATGGCGCGAGGCGATCCCGGGGCGTTCCGGGCCGTTTACGACGCGCTCGCCGACCGGCTGCACCATTATCTGATGCTCCGTCTAGGTGCATCGGCCGATGCCGACGACGTCCTCCAGGAGACGTTCGTCCGCCTGGTTCGAAATCGCGACGGATTGCGGCGAGTGGACGACCTCGCCGCCTTCGCCTTCACGATCGCCCGCAACGAATCGAACCGCTGGCTCGACGCCCGCCGCCGTCGCGGCGAGGCGATCGCCGCCGCAACCTCCCGAGGTCTGTTCGAGGAAGCCGAGTCCGACGGCGCCGAGGCCCGCGAGGCGGCCGATTCCGTCGCCCTCGCCCTGGCCAGCCTCGACGCCGAGGACCGCGAGATCGTCGAGCTGAGAGTCTACGCGGAGCTGACGTTCCGCGAGATCGGCGAAATCCTGGGACGCCCCCTGGGAACCGTCGCCGCCCGGTTCCACGCGGCCCTGTCCCGAATGCAGGTGCACCTCGCCGGGGAGCGACGATGA
- a CDS encoding pyruvate dehydrogenase complex E1 component subunit beta: MNMAVFSYREALNQAMTEEMERDDSVFLMGEEVAEYDGAYKVSQGMLKQFGPRRVIDTPISEEGFAGIGIGAAMVGLRPIIEFMTFSFSLVAIDQIVNNAANMRYMSGGQFAVPIVFRGSSGMAGCLGATHSHRLEAWYAQIPGLIVILPATPADAKGLLKSAIRSDDPVIFIEHEVLYHERGEIPDGEHLVPFGKAAVRRPGSDVTLITYSRSLKPTMAAAEELAAKGIDAEVIDLRSIRPLDIETLVQSVSRTHRAVIVEEDWPYCGLGAGISDRITREIFDELDAPILRVASADAPIPYNKQLEASMLPSVPRILAAVNEVVYR, translated from the coding sequence GTGAACATGGCGGTTTTTTCGTATCGCGAAGCGCTCAACCAGGCCATGACCGAGGAGATGGAGCGCGACGACAGCGTCTTCCTGATGGGCGAGGAGGTCGCCGAGTACGACGGCGCCTACAAGGTCAGCCAGGGGATGCTGAAGCAGTTCGGCCCCCGGCGGGTGATCGATACCCCGATCTCCGAGGAAGGCTTCGCGGGCATCGGCATCGGCGCGGCGATGGTGGGCCTCCGGCCGATCATCGAGTTCATGACCTTCAGCTTCAGCCTGGTGGCGATCGACCAGATCGTCAACAACGCCGCCAACATGCGGTACATGAGCGGCGGCCAGTTCGCGGTGCCGATCGTCTTCCGGGGGAGCTCGGGCATGGCCGGCTGCCTCGGCGCGACCCACTCGCACCGCCTGGAAGCCTGGTACGCCCAGATCCCCGGCCTGATCGTGATCCTGCCGGCGACCCCCGCCGACGCCAAGGGCCTGCTGAAGAGCGCCATCCGGTCCGACGACCCGGTCATCTTCATCGAGCATGAGGTGCTCTACCACGAGCGCGGGGAGATCCCCGACGGCGAGCACCTGGTCCCCTTCGGCAAGGCGGCCGTCCGCCGGCCGGGCTCCGACGTGACCCTCATCACCTACTCGCGGTCGCTGAAGCCGACCATGGCCGCGGCCGAGGAGCTGGCGGCGAAGGGGATCGACGCCGAGGTGATCGACCTCCGGAGCATCCGCCCGCTCGACATCGAGACGCTGGTGCAGTCGGTCTCCCGCACCCACCGCGCCGTGATCGTCGAGGAAGACTGGCCGTACTGCGGCCTCGGCGCCGGGATCTCCGACCGGATCACCCGCGAGATCTTCGACGAGCTGGACGCGCCGATCCTCCGGGTCGCCTCGGCCGACGCGCCGATCCCCTACAACAAGCAGCTCGAAGCCTCGATGCTCCCCTCCGTGCCCCGGATCCTGGCGGCGGTGAACGAAGTGGTCTATCGCTGA
- a CDS encoding anthranilate synthase component II — protein sequence MILLIDNYDSFTYNLVQRLGEIDPGVELEVVRNDQITIEDVAFRNPSHLIISPGPCTPLEAGISNEVIRTFGPRIPLLGVCLGHQCMGHTFGAKVVRAERIMHGKTSMIHHDGKGLYKGVSNPFQATRYHSLIIQPDTLPDELEVVARTEEGEIMGVRHRTYPMEGVQYHPESFLTLEGIKLLRNFLEQRA from the coding sequence ATGATCCTGCTGATCGATAACTACGACTCCTTCACCTACAACCTCGTCCAGCGCCTGGGCGAGATCGACCCCGGCGTCGAACTGGAGGTCGTCCGCAACGATCAGATCACGATCGAGGACGTGGCGTTCAGGAATCCGTCCCACCTGATCATCTCGCCGGGCCCCTGCACCCCCCTGGAGGCGGGGATCTCCAACGAGGTCATCCGTACCTTCGGCCCTCGGATCCCGCTGCTGGGCGTCTGCCTCGGACATCAGTGCATGGGCCACACCTTCGGCGCGAAGGTCGTCCGGGCGGAGCGGATCATGCACGGCAAGACCTCGATGATCCATCACGACGGGAAGGGCCTCTACAAAGGGGTCTCGAACCCGTTCCAGGCCACTCGCTACCACAGCCTGATCATCCAGCCGGACACCCTCCCCGACGAACTGGAAGTCGTCGCCCGGACCGAGGAGGGGGAGATCATGGGCGTGCGTCACAGGACGTATCCGATGGAAGGGGTGCAGTACCACCCCGAGAGCTTCCTCACCCTCGAAGGGATCAAGCTCCTGCGGAACTTCCTGGAGCAGCGGGCATGA
- the glp gene encoding gephyrin-like molybdotransferase Glp, with amino-acid sequence MLRVPEALARVLELAAPLPAVDRPLEASLDRWLADDVWADADQPTFDKAVVDGFAVRFEDLAELPRRLRVVETILAGQVPTRPLASGEAAEITTGAPLPPNADAVIMHERTDRDGEFVAIRPQAIKPDMNRLARGRVYRSGDRLLAGGVVLTPARMGLLAAVGASVVRVVPPPRVAIVPTGDELVDFRETPGPGRIRNSNAVMLEALAARRGAEPWTSPILPDEPEALHEGLRRALEADVALVIGGVSAGQKDLVPGTLRALGVREVFHKVRLKPGKPLWFGVGPARDGRPPTLVFGLPGNPLSGLVNFLLFVAPALDVLEGRPPRGAGVVPALAAKRLEHGGDRATYLPARIVGEPHGPSGMAAVEPIDWSGSADLVSVVRADGFLVLPDHETTVEPGDVVGFLPLH; translated from the coding sequence ATGCTGAGGGTCCCCGAAGCGCTGGCGCGGGTCCTTGAACTCGCGGCCCCCTTGCCGGCCGTCGACCGCCCGTTGGAGGCGTCTCTCGACCGCTGGCTCGCCGACGACGTCTGGGCCGACGCCGACCAGCCGACGTTCGACAAGGCCGTGGTCGACGGCTTCGCGGTCCGTTTCGAGGACCTGGCCGAACTCCCCCGCCGCCTCCGCGTGGTCGAGACGATCCTCGCCGGCCAGGTTCCGACCCGCCCCCTGGCGTCGGGCGAGGCCGCCGAGATCACGACCGGGGCCCCCCTGCCGCCGAACGCCGACGCCGTGATCATGCACGAGCGGACGGATCGGGACGGCGAGTTCGTCGCGATCCGCCCCCAGGCGATCAAGCCCGACATGAACCGGCTGGCGAGGGGCCGCGTCTACCGCTCGGGAGACCGCCTGCTGGCCGGCGGCGTCGTGCTCACCCCCGCGCGGATGGGCCTGCTGGCGGCGGTCGGGGCGAGCGTGGTCCGCGTCGTCCCTCCCCCCCGGGTCGCGATCGTCCCGACCGGGGACGAGCTGGTCGACTTCCGGGAGACGCCCGGACCGGGACGCATCCGAAACTCGAACGCGGTCATGCTCGAAGCCCTGGCGGCCCGCCGGGGCGCGGAGCCCTGGACCTCGCCGATCCTCCCCGACGAGCCGGAAGCCCTCCACGAAGGCCTGCGGCGGGCGCTCGAGGCCGACGTGGCGCTGGTGATCGGCGGGGTTTCGGCCGGACAGAAGGATCTCGTGCCGGGGACGCTCCGGGCGCTCGGCGTGCGCGAGGTCTTCCACAAGGTCCGGCTCAAGCCGGGCAAGCCTCTCTGGTTCGGCGTCGGCCCCGCTCGCGACGGTCGGCCGCCGACGCTGGTCTTCGGGCTCCCCGGCAACCCGCTGAGCGGGCTGGTGAACTTCCTGCTCTTCGTCGCCCCGGCGCTCGACGTCCTCGAAGGCCGCCCCCCTCGCGGCGCGGGCGTCGTCCCGGCCCTCGCCGCGAAACGGCTGGAGCACGGGGGCGACCGAGCCACCTACCTGCCGGCCCGGATCGTGGGCGAGCCCCACGGGCCTTCCGGCATGGCCGCCGTCGAGCCGATCGACTGGAGCGGCTCGGCCGACCTGGTCTCCGTGGTCCGGGCCGACGGCTTCCTGGTCCTCCCCGACCACGAGACGACCGTCGAGCCCGGTGACGTCGTCGGTTTCCTCCCCCTGCATTAA
- a CDS encoding menaquinone biosynthesis family protein → MSTGETIIRVGHSPDSDDAFMFYALTHDRIDTEGLRFVHQLEDIQTLNKRAIAGELEVSAVSIHAFAYIADRYALLSSGASMGERYGPNIVTREPMTLEQLKGKTIAVPGTMTSAYMALLLCLGKDTPVVQMAFDAILPAVQSGEVAAGVIIHEGQLYYQEKGLHQVLDLGVWWNDETGLPLPLGGNVVRKDLGEEMILKIARLLKASIQYALDNRQEALDYALKYARDLDPALADRFVGMYVNQRTVDYGPEGRQAVKLFLDRGAEMGLVPGPLALQFVG, encoded by the coding sequence ATGAGCACCGGAGAGACGATCATCCGGGTCGGCCACAGCCCCGACTCCGACGACGCCTTCATGTTCTACGCCCTCACCCACGACCGGATCGACACCGAGGGCCTCCGCTTCGTCCACCAGCTCGAGGACATCCAGACCCTCAACAAGCGGGCCATCGCCGGCGAGCTGGAAGTCTCCGCGGTCAGCATCCACGCCTTCGCCTACATCGCCGACCGCTACGCCCTGCTCTCCTCGGGCGCCAGCATGGGCGAGCGCTACGGCCCCAACATCGTGACCCGCGAGCCGATGACCCTGGAGCAGCTCAAGGGGAAGACGATCGCCGTCCCCGGCACGATGACCTCGGCCTACATGGCGCTGCTGCTCTGCCTCGGCAAGGACACGCCGGTCGTCCAGATGGCCTTCGACGCCATCCTCCCCGCCGTCCAGTCGGGCGAGGTCGCCGCCGGCGTGATCATCCACGAGGGCCAGCTCTACTACCAGGAGAAGGGGCTGCACCAGGTCCTGGACCTGGGCGTCTGGTGGAACGACGAGACCGGGCTGCCGCTGCCGCTGGGGGGGAACGTCGTCCGCAAGGACCTGGGCGAGGAGATGATCCTCAAGATCGCCCGGCTCCTGAAGGCGAGCATCCAGTATGCCCTGGACAACCGCCAGGAGGCGCTCGACTACGCCTTGAAGTACGCCCGCGACCTCGACCCGGCCCTGGCCGACCGGTTCGTCGGCATGTACGTGAACCAGCGGACCGTCGATTACGGCCCGGAAGGTCGCCAGGCGGTCAAGCTCTTCCTGGATCGCGGGGCGGAAATGGGTTTGGTCCCGGGCCCGCTTGCCCTACAATTCGTGGGATGA
- a CDS encoding ABC transporter ATP-binding protein, with amino-acid sequence MSSEVIIETRNLTKVYRDFWGRPKVQALKALDLQVHRGEIFGLLGPNGSGKTTTIKLLLGLLFPTEGDALIFNEPTSNVSKNERIGYLPEETYLYKFLNAEETLHFYGRLFKMPSSERKKRVGQLIDMVGLSAAKHRQLREYSKGMQRRIGLAQALINNPELILLDEPTSGLDPIGTAEIKELIRELREQGKTVVLSGHLLADMQDICDRIAILHRGELKEMGKVTDLLTVQDVTQIKARNLAPEALQEIRELIARHGGEQITIDNPTTTLEELFLRIVRESELHPGRRKVAAPAAQPVVESASKPS; translated from the coding sequence ATGAGTTCCGAAGTCATCATCGAGACGCGGAATCTGACCAAGGTTTATCGCGACTTCTGGGGAAGGCCGAAGGTCCAGGCGCTGAAGGCGCTTGACCTCCAGGTCCATCGCGGCGAGATCTTCGGACTCCTGGGCCCCAACGGCTCCGGCAAGACGACGACGATCAAGCTCCTCCTGGGGCTGCTGTTCCCGACCGAAGGGGACGCCCTGATCTTCAACGAGCCCACCTCCAACGTCTCCAAGAACGAGCGGATCGGCTATCTGCCCGAGGAGACCTACCTCTACAAGTTCCTCAACGCCGAGGAGACGCTCCACTTCTACGGCCGGCTGTTCAAGATGCCCTCCTCGGAGCGGAAGAAGCGGGTCGGCCAGCTCATCGACATGGTGGGGCTCTCGGCCGCCAAGCACCGCCAGCTCCGCGAGTACTCCAAGGGCATGCAGCGGCGGATCGGGCTGGCCCAGGCCCTGATCAACAATCCCGAGCTGATCCTCCTCGACGAGCCGACCTCGGGCCTGGACCCGATCGGCACGGCCGAGATCAAGGAGCTGATCCGCGAGCTTCGCGAGCAGGGGAAGACGGTCGTCCTCTCGGGCCACCTGCTGGCCGACATGCAGGACATCTGCGACCGGATCGCGATCCTCCACCGCGGCGAGCTGAAGGAGATGGGCAAGGTCACCGACCTCCTGACCGTCCAGGACGTGACCCAGATCAAGGCCCGCAACCTCGCCCCCGAGGCGCTCCAGGAGATCCGCGAGCTCATCGCCCGCCACGGCGGCGAGCAGATCACGATCGACAACCCGACCACCACGCTGGAAGAACTCTTCCTGCGGATCGTCCGCGAGAGCGAGCTGCACCCGGGCCGCCGCAAGGTCGCCGCGCCGGCCGCGCAGCCCGTCGTCGAGTCGGCCTCCAAGCCCTCCTGA
- the lnt gene encoding apolipoprotein N-acyltransferase, which produces MNAGTAVTQAMEEERRLTLSERASRHPIAAGMLSGFLLWSSFPPLEWSWAAWLALTPLFRLVVEPTARWRVYLGAWAGGLVFWLLSLQWVRLTDATAWSAWLTMALIFSAWWPGFLALTRHAVFKLEIPLLLAAPILWVGLEHVRAFLLSGFPWYYLGHSQYRALPLIQIADVTGALGISFLIVMVNALVVDLLTLPLLSRSEKGARIRPRQAARLWIVGLALVGTLAYGGHRLANSRFTEGPRIALLQTNFEQRYKSNADPVAILTRIEALALKATSRDPKPDLIAWPETSYPYGTIAIAPELPADAFERQVRQVSDELTVAAWRDKKQKIDEYLHATTDALGVPMIVGSLRYDHGLGGLHKFNGALLYQPGSAAVQSYDKIQLVPFGEYIPLLEALPWLTVFTPYHDGYVPSLTFGRETKALDVGGHRIAVGICFEDTVPHLIRRFFAEAPDGRQPDVLLDISNDGWFHGSEELDMHLAVSVFRSVENRVPLARAVNTGISALIDGDGRILQTLPRLTEGVLQAGVPLDDRSSLYIAWGDWLGITCLAVCIGLVPAGAASRRIRSRNRTGS; this is translated from the coding sequence ATGAACGCTGGAACCGCCGTCACGCAGGCCATGGAGGAAGAGCGACGGCTCACCCTCAGCGAACGCGCGTCGCGCCACCCGATCGCCGCGGGGATGCTGTCGGGCTTCCTGCTCTGGTCCTCGTTCCCCCCCCTGGAGTGGAGCTGGGCGGCCTGGCTGGCTCTCACGCCCCTGTTCCGGCTCGTCGTCGAACCGACCGCGCGCTGGCGGGTCTACCTGGGCGCCTGGGCCGGCGGGCTGGTCTTCTGGCTGCTCAGCCTGCAATGGGTCCGGCTCACCGACGCCACCGCCTGGTCCGCCTGGCTGACGATGGCGCTGATCTTCTCGGCCTGGTGGCCGGGCTTCCTGGCGCTGACGCGACACGCCGTCTTCAAGCTGGAGATCCCGCTGCTCCTGGCCGCGCCGATCCTGTGGGTGGGCCTGGAACACGTGCGGGCGTTCCTCCTTTCCGGCTTCCCCTGGTATTACCTCGGCCACTCGCAGTATCGGGCGCTGCCGCTGATCCAGATCGCCGACGTGACGGGGGCGCTCGGGATCAGTTTCCTGATCGTGATGGTCAACGCCCTGGTGGTCGACCTCCTGACGCTCCCCCTGCTCTCCCGCTCGGAGAAGGGCGCCCGAATCCGGCCCAGGCAGGCGGCGAGGCTCTGGATCGTCGGCCTGGCGCTGGTCGGGACGCTCGCCTACGGGGGGCATCGGCTCGCCAACTCCCGATTCACCGAGGGGCCCCGCATCGCCCTGCTCCAGACCAACTTCGAGCAGCGGTACAAGTCCAACGCCGATCCGGTCGCCATCCTGACCCGGATCGAGGCCCTGGCCCTCAAGGCGACCTCGCGCGATCCCAAGCCCGACCTCATCGCCTGGCCCGAGACGTCATACCCTTACGGCACGATCGCGATCGCCCCCGAACTGCCGGCCGACGCCTTCGAACGCCAAGTGCGGCAGGTCTCCGACGAGCTGACCGTGGCCGCCTGGCGGGACAAGAAGCAGAAGATCGACGAGTACCTGCACGCGACGACCGACGCCTTGGGCGTGCCGATGATCGTGGGGAGCCTCCGCTACGACCACGGCCTCGGCGGCCTCCACAAGTTCAACGGGGCGCTCCTCTACCAGCCCGGCTCGGCGGCGGTCCAGTCCTACGACAAGATCCAGCTCGTGCCGTTCGGCGAGTACATCCCCCTGCTCGAGGCCCTCCCCTGGCTGACCGTCTTCACCCCCTACCACGACGGCTACGTCCCGAGCCTGACGTTCGGCCGCGAAACCAAGGCGCTCGACGTCGGCGGCCACCGGATCGCCGTGGGCATCTGCTTCGAGGACACGGTCCCCCACCTGATCCGGCGGTTCTTCGCCGAGGCCCCCGACGGCCGCCAGCCCGACGTCCTCCTCGACATCTCCAACGACGGCTGGTTCCACGGCTCCGAGGAGCTGGACATGCACCTGGCCGTCAGCGTCTTCCGCAGCGTCGAGAACCGCGTCCCCCTGGCGCGGGCGGTCAACACCGGGATCTCCGCCCTGATCGACGGCGACGGCCGGATCCTCCAAACCCTCCCCCGGCTCACCGAGGGGGTGCTCCAGGCCGGCGTCCCGCTGGACGACCGCTCCAGCCTCTACATCGCCTGGGGAGACTGGCTGGGGATCACCTGCCTGGCCGTCTGCATCGGACTGGTCCCCGCCGGGGCGGCCTCGCGCCGGATCCGGTCGAGGAACCGGACCGGTTCCTGA